The Vulpes vulpes isolate BD-2025 chromosome 1, VulVul3, whole genome shotgun sequence genome contains the following window.
CTGAGAAAATACCTCATCATCTCCATCTTGTGAAGCTGGGTTCAGGTTGCCCTCTAATTACCCATGGTCCTGTTAAGTGTAAAGTACATCCCAGATGAAGAGGGGGTAATCTGTAACTCTCTGTAATGGCCCAGTTTTCTGGAGAGATTCTTGCAGATTTTGCTGGATAGACCTCAGTAAGATGTGAGGAAGGTGGGTGTCTTCACCTGACTGGTTCCTCTGGGCACttgccccctctcccctcctggctGGGTCCTGGTCCTGGCCTTGGATAGCTTTAGCCAAGAGTGGATCTCtctttacttctgtttttttgaAAACATGGTCATTTTGGTCTTGGCTCAGCTCACAGTatcctcccagcctcctccagttttaatttcttccagGGCTGTGCCCGTCCTGTAAGCAATCGAGTCTGCTGTCCTGGAAACTGGAGGAACTcgtcagagaaaaagaattatttgagCCGATTGTGAGAAATTGAACAACggcaggaggaggaaaaggagagaagaaaggagccGACACATCTAACCGGGCAGCTGGGGCACTGTGCATACAGATGCAGGTGGCAGCTGGGTCCCTGTTGCAGCTCATTACTGAGCAGCACATCAGAGGCCACTGGGTGAGGGTCACGGACAACCCGGCTGCAAGCACTGAGCTTTGAACAGGGCTGTTCTGCAGGACGAACAGCACCCTCCTGCCACCTGGGTACTGTGGCTGCGGAACCAATTCCCATTTTCAGAAATGCAGACTGCCTGGGGTACAACCACCTAGGGGCCTCATTTCCTCCTTGGCACCTATTTCAATGCTGCTATCCAACCCCAGGATCTTAAGGAAAACCTCCCAGCGGGGTGAGGGGTATGGGGGGCGGGAATCCGAGCAAGCggagaggcaggggtggagggagagaggagcacCCCTCCTCTGGTGGTGGGGGAAGGTAGTTTCAGTGTAGGGACAGACCCCAGCAGAGTGAGGTAAAGACACAAAAGCTGTGTTTTCCACCTAGACAGAGACCGGGAGCATTTTGTTGGCCTGCGTTTTGGAGTGGGTTCCAGATAATGGTGTGAATAGCATGCATGGTGGAACTCTGAAGGGCAAGGAGTCCTGGATCAGTTCTTCCCAACCATGTACTTAGTAGATTCTCCTGCATTTCTTCCTccttgctcctcccctgccctgtgcAGCCCTCTCTCCGTTTATTACAGGGTGCCTTGGCAGCATTTCCCAGGAACCTGCCCCTGCCCTTGAGCTGATCAGTACGTACACAGGAAATCATGTGACTGTACAGCATGAAGGGTCTGGGTCCCATGTAAGGTTTGGGTGTCCCTCAGGAGCATTCAGAGCACCCCAAAGGAGCATCCTTTCTAAGGGTCAGAGTTATCTTGTCCTGATAACTATGATCTATGGCTAAGCTCTCAAAATGGCTGGGGTGGGTAGAAATGTGAAAGGGGCAGCATGTGTAGTTGCTGGTAACCTATGGATAGAGGGAGCTGTGGTTCCTCTAAGGCCccagtttataaataaatgaacattcattaatgtaaaattaaattagaatgaAATTTCTCATCCAGTTTTGTTTAGAAGGCAGAAATAAGTGGGTTGGCTGTGGAATTTTGCTGCGGATGCTGGAGCGTCTAGTCAcaagatgatgataataatgatagtGATTTGCTGGTgcctgtccccccgccccagtcTCAGGGCACGCATTACCACCTTGCTTTTGCAAAGGCTCATTGAGGTTAAAGGGCTAGCTGGAAGTTACTTGGCAAGGGGTTGAGTGCAGAAGACTGACAAGGTCTAGCCCATTAGACCTCGAGCTTGCCAATAAACAGAAAGTAGACCAGGATTCAGGAGACCTGGATTCCAGTCCTTGCTCTGCCACTGACTGGTGTGTGGGCAGAAAATGCTATCTTTCCTCATTGGCACGAATCTTCCAGTTCTGTGGGTCTGACTTAATATTTGAACATAGAATTGATCGAAGGCAGATGTTTTACTACTGTATGTACCGCCATTTATGGCCAACTCCCTCTGAgcttaacccccccccccttatggAGTGACTTAAAGctgacctttaaaaattaaaatattaaataaaaagagtcATTTCTGTATATTTCCTGCTTTATTTGCTGGAGGGGGGGCTTGCTTGGGAGAGAGTATTTTCCTTCGGAGCCTGGTTGTCCGGCATGCAGATTTTGGGGCCTGCCTCGGTTGGGAAGCGGGCTCCTGGTGTCATCCACCCTTTCTGCCGCCCGCAGGAGGAGCAGGTTGTCACTTGTCTgctggggaaaaggagaggaggtTTGCAGCTCAGTGACAGCAGTTCCACTTATGAAACTGTCATCTAAACCTGCCTGCTGACCAAAGGGAGAAGGGGCccgaggtgggaggggtggggggagtggggggattgGTCAGGCATCTGGAAGCTCTGCAGCTAGGTTTCTCTGTAGCCTGGGGCAAGTCATTTAAACTCTGTTCTTCCACCTTAAACActttctccccacctctctcctcccctcctggaGACTAGAAGTAATCAGTGGCTGTTTGTGAGACAAGTCCTAGCTTGACCCAAGTTACTTGGGCAGACCTTGAACTGGGCGAGGGCCAAGTGGAGCTCAGGACTTGCATCTGTAAAACAGATCAAGAAAATGCAGACCTTTGTGGTTGGCCAGTTCCAGAGGTTCCTTTGGAGGAACGGCCCAGCCTTGGTAGTGTTTTGGGAAGGAGTGAACATttctggagcagagggagggttGGGTGTGTTGTGGTCTGCTCCGCCAGAGGGCATTTGGGAAAGGGGGCTGAGCCTTCAGGGCAGGACCTTGAAATGCCCCTGGCTGGGGAATTGCTCAATGATTAGCTCTCCTCAGAGATGGGTGCCCTTTCCCCAGAAGACAGCTTCATATTCTCAAGTGCAAGGCACAAAAACAAATCGTCATCCGCACACCGTGCTCAGGTGTGCTCCCAGAATATTGACACAGGATGGCTGAGGCCAGGTCCCAGGTGCAGGGCCCTGCCTTCCCGTACCGTtctggggggtcagcagcaccTCACTCAGCAGCTCTTCCAGGGCGGCCCAGTACTTTTCCAGCTGCCTGGAGTTCATCTTCATTCCAATTTCCACAGGAGCAGTCAACTGTGAAATAAGGTAGAGTTAACAAGGAGGAAGAGACGCGGAGAGCGCCATTAACCCCTGGGTGCCTTACAGGTGGCGGGAGGGACTGCTCAGCCTTGGCCCCGCTGTTCCTGATCCTCCTTGGACTTCCAGGCCGGCCAGGGAATTGTGGCACCTCCTCCCCTGCACTCAAGGTCGGGGGGGCTGGATCCTGGAAGTCACACAAGACTTGGCTGGGAGGAGGATCCACAAACTTCCCTACTGGGGAAGCTGGGATGGaggggagcagtgggcaggaaATGCCTTGGCTTTTCAGGTGGGAGGaaactctccctccccctcctcctgaaTAATGACAGCCAACACCTGGAACCTTAGAGCTGGGAGTCCTTCCAGAAGCTTAATGTATAAGAAGCCTCTTAGtaaccctatgaggtagggaCGATTAGGGTCTccgtttcacagatgaggaagctgaggaaaaagaggtagagtaacttgctcaaagccacacaggtgctaagtggcagagggaaaaggtgTCATTCCCAGGGGGAATGATTCTAGCCAGCAGGTGAGACTTTCTCTAGCCCTATGGGGACACAATAGAGACCCCAGAGGAGCGTCAGGAGAGGCTCCCCACCAAGAGAGGTGGGTGTGGcccagcgggggtggggggcaggggatgtGTGCTGACCAATCTTGCTGTCACCCCAGAGCTTCCTGGCTCAGCGATCTTGGTTCCCACGCCAGCCGGCAGATGGGCAGAAGACCGGAGTCTCCCTGCCTGTCTGGAGAGCTGTACGCAGGATTTTCCAGGGGCTCCCTGGCAATGGAAAACAGGCTGGGGCCTCCCGAAGGGCCACACGGAGGGAAGGTCACTGTGGGTCCGGCTCCAGCCCGACCCACGCCATCCCCTTCCGTGCTATACTTTTCTCTCCGACATCAGTGTCCTTAAAGTCAGGAGGCTGGACAGAATGATCCAGAAAGGACCTTCTGACCCATGTGTCCTGGTCTAGGCAGCTGGGAACAGCCTCCCCAAGATGTCCCACAGGATGTAACTCGTGCCTTACACTGCCCAGGGTGCCGGCATTGGGCAGCTCCGAGTGAGCTCCCCTTTGCCACCTGAGTGGCAGTTCCTCCTGAGAGCCCAAGGAGCATGTGGGAGAGGAAGGCACACTGCCCTAACCCCATCACCCGGTGTGGTGACAGCCCCGAGGTCCCTCTCTGGGCCGTGATTGGCCTCCCTGTTTGTGGTCACAGGCTGTGACAACCTGCCAGGGTGGAAGGATCCGTGGCCGGTGGCTGGCGGGAGGCGGAAGACCTGGAGTGCAGCTCAGTTTCACCCTGactactgtgtgaccttggcaaggcCCTCACTCACTCTACTTATcagtctccccacctcccaggccgCTGGGAGTGTCCCCCGCTCAGGTCCAGCAGCGCCTTCCTTCTCCATCCACACTCACCCCTTCTAGGATCTCACCCGGTCCTGGCTTGAAATTCCAGCAAATTGCTGATGCTTCCCACGTGGATGTGTCCAGCCCTAAGCTCTCCTATATCCACCTGCCTGTCCCATGCCTCCACCTGGAGGCATCTTACAGTTCACAGATCTGTCCCACTCGACCTTCCTCCCGCCCTCCTGTGGCCAATCGTAGGGTTAACCGTCTCCATGAGTGGCAAATCCATCCTTCTAGGTCTTCTGGCCCAGAACCTTGAAgtccatgtttcttttctttttctttatagccTAAATTCATAGCAAACCCTGAGGGCCTCTAACTCTAAAATATTTCCGGAACCTGACCACTCTGCTCTGCCTCCACCATGACCACCCTGGGCTGTTGGATGCTGCAGCAGCTCCTTAGGGGTCCCCCTAATCCTGCCTTTGCCCCTTCAGGCTGTTCTCAACACAGAAGCTAGcgagacctttttttttctccgtaaagtaggctccatgaccagcatggagcccaatgtggggcttgaactcaccaccctgagatcaagacctgagctgagatcaagagtcagatgcttaaccgactgagccacccagatcagATGCTCCTGGggaaactcttttaaaatataaatctgatcatGTCCCTTCTCTGCTCCAAAGCCTGCAATGGCTCCCACTTCAGCAGAATGAACGCAAAGTCCAAACAATAGCCTACAGAGTCCACTGTCTGGTCTCACCTCCCACTTTCTCTgactccctctgctccagccactccAACCTCCTCACTGTTCCTTCCTCACTGTTCCTGGGATGCACCAGGTCTacccctgcctcagggcctttgcaccggctgttcctgctgcctggaatgctcttcccccagatATTTTTCTGGTTCAGTGCCTCACTGTCTCCAGGCCTCTGTGCTAATGCCATGCACTCATGAAGCCTGCTCTGACCACCCTATTTAAATCACAACTCATCCATCTCCATTCTCTGCTTTACTCTCTTCCATGGCACTACTGGCCACACTGTGAAGGTTGCTTATTTATCCTGTGTGTAGTCTGTTGCCGGTCCTTCTGGTATCTCATTTCCGGTCCCCCACTCGAGTGTGAGCTCCATGAGCTTGGAGGATTTACCTGTTTTGTTCACCACTTTATTCCCAGGGCCCAGAACCATGCTTTGCACTTAGAGCTTGGGAACTATTTGTCGCCTGAATAAGTGAGTTTGTGAAATTAAAGAGGTGCCCTGGACAAACTCAAGGCTCACTCTGACCGCTGCAATCTGTACTATCCGCACTCAGCACTGACCCGGGGGCTGGAGGCTGACCCTGTAGTTGTCTCCTAGGTTCCTTGCTAGGGGGAGGAACTGGCACCCTCGTCATCTGTCCCCTGAGGATGATAGCTGCCTCCTGACtggtctcctgcctcctcttGTGCTGTCCCGGATCTTTCAAAGTCAGATCAGGTGACTTCCCTGCTTTGAACCCCAGGTGACCTTCCAGACATCTAGCCTGGACACCAGGCCCTGCCAACCTCTTGTTCTCTCCCGGTGCGCCCTGGCCTCGAGGACCTTGCACCTTCAGTGTGCTTCCTGagcagggcctttgcactcacctttccttccttctggaatGTTCTTGCTCTAGCTCTTTAGCTCTTTGTATGAGAGGATCCTCTCTTCTGAGAGGccttccccaacccctcccccagcTGAAGGAATGGCCCTGAGCCCCACCCCATCATGCTCTATCCTACCTCCTTATGTGGTGCCTGAAATGGTTCCTTGTCTCATTGTTggtgtctgtctccctttcttctAGGATGGAGCTTGTTGCCAGAATCCTAGCATAATCTGTGGCTGGCCGGGGGAGCCATTCCCCAGCGAGGTTTCTCTGCATCACCCCCCTACCTGCTCACCTTGAtaacttggttttcttcttcctctgtgggCTCTACAGGGTCCAGAGGCCCCAATTCCTCAGACTTCTTTTGTAAAATCAAGGACTTCTTTTGCCCTTTGTTGCGCTCCTTTTCCTAAGGGCAGAGCACAAAGTCGTACAAAACCAAGATCTCTCCACTGCCTGTCTGTGCCCAGGGTGCCAAGCAGCCTGGCTTCCCACAGGCCAAAAGAATCCCTCCTCCCCAGGTGCCTCTACACAAGGGGTCCCCCAAGCCCAAAGGCTCACAGAACCATCCACCAACAGATCAACTCCCAGAAGATTCCATTCCTTTGTCGCTCAAACACTGCACCCAGATTGTTACtgttaattaagttaaaatgttgaaaataatggTCGCCCTTCATACATATTAAGTGTGGAAATATGTTTTTCTTAGCAGAGAGCTTATAAAAGCAGTGGCAAGACAGCCTAGCCTGCGAGGGCACCATGGGGTGGCCCAGAAACCGAAGTCCCTGGGAGGTGATTTATAAGAGGCGAGACAGGGAGATGAATTATGGTGGAAGGAGTTTGCAGCTTCTTCATAAAAATCCTGGTGCCTGGCAATTATGAGGCGCAAAACCAGAGAGCGGATTAATGCAAAGTGTCCTTTGGTTGCCATTTTGCTAGTTTATGTTCTATCGAGTTTGACTGTTTCTGCCCAGGCCCAAATCTTATGTGGCGTCCTGCTTGCCAGGTCCCAGGCACTGAAATCAGAGGCACCTCAGTCCTTTGGTTGCTTTAATGGTACCCTTGGGATTCAGCTCCAGGCCTTGCCTGAGACATGGTGATTCTAGAGCAATCAGCTGTCTCTTCTGGGGAGGAAGCCAGTGGTGGAGAAAGTGTGTTTAGGGAGCCTGCCGCATCTTTTCTGGATTTCCATGGGTACCCCTGAAGAAGGGGGGCTGGGGCCA
Protein-coding sequences here:
- the MLN gene encoding promotilin, translating into MVSRKAVAALLVVHVAAMLASQTEAFVPIFTHSELQKIREKERNKGQKKSLILQKKSEELGPLDPVEPTEEEENQVIKLTAPVEIGMKMNSRQLEKYWAALEELLSEVLLTPQNDK